DNA sequence from the Staphylococcus epidermidis genome:
GGTGCAAATAATCCTTGAAACAACGCATATAACACGATGAATAACCATATTTGATGAACGTAGAAATAAATTGAGAAGCTCACTGCCCCCATAAACAAAGCAGTGATGATTAGAATCTTTCTATTAAGATGATGTGTATCAGAAAATCTTGCAATAATGGAATTGACTATAAACTGACTTATCGCAGCAAGTGCAAGTAGCAGTCCATATTGTGTTGTCGTCATCCCCAAATCTTTTGTAGCAAATAAAATTAAATAAGGTACAGTCACTGCTATTCCCATACCTAGTAACAACATATTGACCACAAACAATTTATAATTCTTTATTTGCAATAATGCTGTAAACATCTTCTCGACCTCTATCCTATTTTTAGATTGCAGTTACACAACAGAATTAAGCCTCAATTATCTAATAAAGTTCAACATTAAATTTACGAATGCGTCTACTTGAGGAAGTTGTAGCATACTTGCGTCATAACTCATGTATGTTGACCGAATAAGTGGCTTTTTATCAATAGTGACTTTTTCAAATTCAAACATGTTCTTATCGATATTTTTCATCATAATTTTTGGTAGTATAGTTACCCCTACACCACTAAGCAACATTTCTTTACATGTGGCAACTTGATCAACTGTGATTGTCGCGTGATAATCATGTCCCAAATGATCGTTATACCATTGTTTAATTTGGTTAATATAAATTGGATCCGCTTGAAATTCAATAAAAGGCAGTTTAGTTACATCTTCCTTACGATCCTTAGGATATATAAAATAATGTTCATCATTAAATAAATGTGTATTCGATAAATTCATTACTTTATTTCCACGTGTAATCATCACATGGTAGTCTCGATGATGCGCTTTTATTTGTTCAGTAGATCCTACTTGAACCTGTATCTCCACATTGGGAAATTGCGAATTATAAAGACTTAATACTTCAGGAAGCAATGTTTGTCCAATAAGCGAAGAGCAACCGATTGAAATTGTACCGTTCACTTCACCAATATGTGCTTGTATTTTATCAAAAAATAAACGTTCACGTTTGAGCATATCACGCGCATGTTCAATAATCATTGAACCTTCAGTCGTAGTAATGAGCTGTTTTTTTGTACGAATAAAAATCTCAACTCCAAATGCAGCCTCAATTGCCTTTAAACGTTGAGTAACTGCAGGTTGAGAAATATATAGAATTTCTGCTGCTTTGCGTAAAGTTTTTGTCTCATCTAAAGTAATGAGCAAACGATAATCATCTATTTTCATAGCGTCCCCCTACATATGTTTTTACTTTAATCTTAGTGAAACGACATAACTTACCATCAGCGATAAATTGATTAAAATTGTTAATGTCGTCGGTGTGATTTCTTTTTAGCTTTATAGGGACGTTTATGTTTCATTTTCTGTGCTTTATGATTGATTTTATGATAACAACGCATAACCTTATCTTGTATTTCTGAAAAATTATCTTCTATTTCAATCATTAATTGATGGGCGATAATATATGCCTCATGATATTGCTTCTTTGAAATTTGTTTATTTTGTAGTGCGTACATTAAATCATCTTCATCTACAAGTTCATACTCACCATTAGGTAGAACGAGAACGTCTAAACATAAATCGATGGTACGTGCATTTCCTTTTTGAGTAATGTTCTTTATATTAATGTCAAAGTAGTATTCTAATGGATTCCCTTTATTATCAAACATGACAGTCATACTATACCGCTTCTTATCCGGTAGTATCTGTAACCATTTATAATTGTCATCTGCAACTATTATGTTTTGTCCAACTACCGTCACCTCTAAAGGCTCACGAACCTTTTTCATCGTGACCAAGCCTATAATACCTTTAAATCTATTATTATTAACTTTAACCTCTGTATATTCTCTCTCTACCAGGCGACGCCAGTGACGTTTGTCTATATATTTTACTTTCACAGTCACCAACTCCTTGCTTTTATTATATTAAACTAGGATGTCAATGTCATCTTAAGTCTCAGATAAATACTGTTTACATAAATGTTCTTATTAAATCATTAAGACTATTTTACTATAAATTGATTTATTTTACTTAAAATAGATAGAAATACTAGGTTTTAACACATAAATATTGAAATTTAAAAATGTGAACATAAAAATAAGCAACGAGTGACAGAGTCATAAACACTGTTGCTCGTTGCTTGATAAAATACCAATTTTATTAATGGTAAAACAATCATTAAAATTCTATTGCGCTTGATGTTGTTTTTTCTTAATAGTTAAATACTTTAATCCTAATGCAAATAAACCATAACCTAAAATGCCTTGCATTAATGTTTTGCATAAAGATTTATTCGTTGTTAAGCGATTAGAAATAAATGTGCTTACTAAATATAGAAAAAACACTTTAACATATCTTGGATTCATTTTCATTATATTACCTTCTTTAAAACTATACTTGAACACTTAAACGAGGAATAAATGTTTCAAAATGAACATGATTCATATCATAATTTAATTCTTTAAGAGAATTTATAATTGAATGTAAGAATTTCGTACCACCACAAATATAAATTTCAGGCTGTTCACTTAAATATTGTTCTAATTCTTTAGCTTCTAAATAACCTTCTTTATCTTTCACGTGTAAATGTAGCTGTGCTTGCTCATAATTATCTGTAATGCTATCAAGTTTTTGAGCAAATGGTCGTTCATCTTCTGTCACAACCGCTTGAATCATTTGAGTTGGAACGTTTAATGATGCAGCTTTTTTAAACATTGAAACTAATGGTGTCATACCTACGCCAGAACCAATAAACAATTGCGGTCTTTCAGTATTTTCTATTGAAAAGCCACCTACAGGAGCAGATAAATTAATCATGTCACCTTCTGATATTTCATCATGTAAAATTGTTGAAACTTCACCTTCATGTTCAGTAGTCACATCACGTTTGACACCAAATACTAAGTGATTTTCATCTCCATCTATGATTGAATAATGACGTTTAGCTCTATATGGTAACTTTTCACTAGAAACATCTACGGTAATGTATTGACCTGGTTCGAATTGACTTAAATCATATTCTTCAGATTCAACTGTGAAAGATTTGATGTCACTTGTTTCTTGTGTAATGTTTGTGATTTTAAATGGTTTAAAACCTTTCCATAACATATGGTTGTAAATTTCTTGCTCTAATTTGATAAATACATCTGCAATTTCTCCATACGCTTTTGCCCATGTTTGAATTACTGGGTCGTCACTTTCTAACCCTGTCACATCTTGAATTGCAGCAAGTAAATTTTCACCTACAATTGGATAATGTTCGGGATAAACTTGTAAAGCACAGTGCTTATGTGCCACAGGCATAATTGCTGGCTTAATTGCACCTAAATTATTAATATTCATTGCTGCAGCTAGTACTGCTTGTGCTAATGCAGCAGATTGCATACCTTTCTTTTGGTTTGTTTGGTTAAACATGTTTAATAATTCTGGGTTAGCCTCAAACATCTTAGGATAAAAAATTGAAGTAATCTCAGTTCCTTTATCTTGTAATAATGGTACAGTTTGTTTGATAATATCTTGCTCTTTTTCAGTTAGCATAATTCATTCCTCCCTCTTTTCTAATTATGATAGCTATTATCCTATATTTCAAAGGATAAATTTATGAATTGCAACCTTTTTATTATTATTTGAATATTTTATGAAGTTTATCTTTATGATTGATTCAATTTTTTACTTTTCATTTATACTAAATATTAAGGAGGAATTTTTATGATTACAAAAGAAGATATTGTTGCAGATGTTGTAACAGATTATCCTAAAAGTGCAGATATATTTAGAAATGCTGGAATAGATTTTTGTTGTGGCGGACAAGAGAGTATCGCTTCAGCTGTCAATCATAAACCAAATATTGACTTAAATTCCTTATTAAATAAGTTGAATCATATTGATAATACAGAAGGTAACAGTACCATTAATCCTAAATTTTTAAATGTTGAATCTCTTATACAATATATACAATCAGCTTATCACGAAACGCTTAAAGAAGAATTTAAGAATCTTACACCTTACATGACTAAATTGGCAAAAGTACATGGTCCTAGTCACCCATACTTATTAAAATTACAAGACTTATATCGCGAGTTTCGTGATAGTATGTTGGATCATATACGTAAAGAAGATGAGGAAGATTTTCCTAAACTCATTCAATATAGTCAAGGACAAGATGTACAAAACATTAAAATCATATTAGAAGATTTAATTAATGACCACGAAGATACTGGGCAATTATTAAATGTTATGAATCAACTAACCTCTGATTATCAAACCCCAGAAGAAGCATGTGGAACATGGAAGCTTGTTTACCAAAGATTACAAAATATCGAACGTCAAACACACCAACATGTACATCTTGAAAACCATGTGTTATTTAAAAAGGTAAGTTAATTAAATAAAACTTAGGCTTCATTTAATTAACTGAGTGCACGTGTCAAATTTCAAATTGAATTCGTTGCCCCACGTCCTGAATCCCGAACCCCAACCTGCTTTGCCTGTTGAATTTCTCGGTGAAATTCTCTATGTTGTGTTCTAAAAAATTTGAAATAGTCGTATATTAATTTAGTTATCGACTGTCAATATATCAAAAAACCTGAGACTATTACCGATGTCTCAGGTTCTTATACTTATTATATATTCTATTAATCTTCTTGAGATATAGCTAATCTTTTTATTATGCTTTCATATTGTGGATATTGACGAATCAAATATTCTTGTGTTAAAAGTTCAAAATGCTCGTATTCAAATCCAGGTTGACACATACATCCAACTAGACTATATCCCTCTGCACTATCTAAAGTAGAAGCAAAAATTGTCCCTTTTGGCACACAATATTGTAAACACTCACCACAATCTATATCTCTACCTAATTTAACAGTATGATATTCACCTTTAGGGGTTATCATATGAATCTTCAACGTCTGACCAGCATGATAATACCATACTTCATCTGCATCTATTCTATGAAAATGTGATATATCGCGCTGTGTTAATAGAAAATAAATACTGCTAAAAGACGCTCTTCCTTTACCGTCGCCTCTCATTGTTTCTTTAAAATATCCGCCTTCAGGATGCGAAATTAATTCCAACCGGTCTATCCAATCATTAGCAGTCATCATTATTTTAAATCTACATTATGGAAAACATTTTGAACATCTTCCAAGTCTTCAAGTGCATCGATTAATTTTTCAAAAATAGCTTGATCCTCTTCAGACAACTCAATATCAGTTTGAGGTAACATTTCAAACTCTGCTACTTTAAATTCCTCAACGCCAGCTTCACGTAATGCATCCTGAACTTGTGCAAATTGATCTGGTTCTGCGTAAACAATAGTCAAGCCATTGTCATCAATTACATCTCTTACATCAATATCTTGCTCCATTAGTGTTTCTAAGACTTCATCTACAGATTTACCTTCTACACCAAAGGTTGCAGTATGGTCAAACATATAAGCTACTGAACCAGATACTCCCATATTTCCTCCATTCTTACCGAACGCAGCACGTACATCTGATGCTGTACGATTTACATTGTTTGTTAATGCGTCAACTATAAGCATTGAACCATTCGGACCAAAACCTTCATATCTTAAGTGATCGTAGTTTTCGTCACCAGCGCCTTTAGCCTTATCAATAGCTCTATCTATAATATGATTAGGTACTGAATATGTTTTTGCACGTTCTAATACTAATCTTAAAGTTTGATTTGACTCTGGATTAGGCTCACCAGACTTTGCAGCTACATATATTTCTTTACCAAATTTGGCATATATTCTACTAGTATTTTTATCTTTTTGGGCTTTTTTCTCTTTAATGTTGTTCCATTTACGTCCCATAATGTCATCTCACTTTCATCATCTATGTACCATATTATATATTTAGCTACCGTCTTTGTAAAATCTGTTAACATGTTACAAACATTGTTAAATCAATCATTATAGATACCTATTGTTCCTCAAAATACAATAAACATTTTTAATAAAAAAACTGTCATCAAAATAAAACTTTTGACGACAGCAAACTCATTTTATGTAGCTTGATTCATTTCGACACATCTCTATACATTTTGTATATCGATTAAAATGTCATTAATAACTTAAGAATTTTTCAACATCTTCAAATAAAGCATCAAATTCACTCATATTATTTTCATCCATATATAGAAAAATTTTTCTTTCATCTCTATTCGATATTACTTTATTTAACTTTTCTTTGTCTATCAATCTTCTAATAGACATCAAAATCTTAGTTCTACTAATATCTAACTCTCCTGTAGCCAGTTTTAGAAAAGTTTGCATAAGAATTCGCTCATCTAAGCAATATTTTTTAGCTAAATATAGTACAGCAAGATCGTTTAACGTCAACTTATATTTTTTATCTATATATCCAGATAATGCTTTATATTGTTTGTAAAATTCTAGTAATTTAATTAATTTCTGCTCATTCAAAATCTGCACCTCCAAATATAAGTAGACAACGCATATATCATTATCTTAAATATTTGGATAATTGTCTTTGACATTTGTTTTTAAACAATTGTCAAAATTACGAATAAACACAATTTAAGTTGTGCTACGCCTTTTATTTATTTTATCTTTTTTATATATTTCAACTAAATATACTGCATTATATTTCATTCTGATTTTCAATGGGCCCTTTTTAAAGTCATGTTCCATAATGTGCATGTATGGTCTAAAGTTCTCCTCAACTCTCATCAAGAACGGTGTAGACCAAACATATTTGTGACGTAAGTTTTGAGAAATCATATGATTAATATTGCCACCTTCATCATCAACTTTAGCAATCACACAAATATATTCATCTATTAACGCTTCATCTTCAAAGTTAATCCATATATCAACGTCTTTAAAGTCGCTCTCATTAGATTCACTTTCAATCACACGCCAATCATATAAGTAGAGATAATATTGATCAGCATTTTCAATAATATTATAGAATCGTTGTTCAATTTGGTTTTGATTAGTCATCCAACTCAAATGATTAAAAATCAGTCCAAACGTTGTTTTAAACCCATTCTCATCAAATAAATGTACAGCGTTAAAGACTTTAGGATTTGAAAATACATTTAATCCGTAGCCTTTAAAATGTTTTTTTAGTTTTGAAATCGTTTTAAATAGTAATGGAGCGCTATTACTTAAATCAATTTCATTATTATTCAGTAATTGATGATTATATAAATTTAGAAAAATTAAATTTTCACTACTAAAATCAAACTGCTTTAAATCATCTATTAAATGCTTAAATTGTAGAATATTTTTGAGTAATAAACCTTCCTCATTATCAAGTAAATAGGGTGACTTTAATCTAGCATTATCAATATAAAGATAGTCAAATTTTAAACGCTTTATTTGCGAAGCTAATGATTTAAATTGTGCAGTGTCATTAAACATGCAACTAATATCTAAACCTATTTTATATTCCAATTCGATGTTTTGTATCT
Encoded proteins:
- a CDS encoding LysR family transcriptional regulator — protein: MKIDDYRLLITLDETKTLRKAAEILYISQPAVTQRLKAIEAAFGVEIFIRTKKQLITTTEGSMIIEHARDMLKRERLFFDKIQAHIGEVNGTISIGCSSLIGQTLLPEVLSLYNSQFPNVEIQVQVGSTEQIKAHHRDYHVMITRGNKVMNLSNTHLFNDEHYFIYPKDRKEDVTKLPFIEFQADPIYINQIKQWYNDHLGHDYHATITVDQVATCKEMLLSGVGVTILPKIMMKNIDKNMFEFEKVTIDKKPLIRSTYMSYDASMLQLPQVDAFVNLMLNFIR
- a CDS encoding DUF402 domain-containing protein; protein product: MKVKYIDKRHWRRLVEREYTEVKVNNNRFKGIIGLVTMKKVREPLEVTVVGQNIIVADDNYKWLQILPDKKRYSMTVMFDNKGNPLEYYFDINIKNITQKGNARTIDLCLDVLVLPNGEYELVDEDDLMYALQNKQISKKQYHEAYIIAHQLMIEIEDNFSEIQDKVMRCYHKINHKAQKMKHKRPYKAKKKSHRRH
- a CDS encoding globin domain-containing protein, whose product is MLTEKEQDIIKQTVPLLQDKGTEITSIFYPKMFEANPELLNMFNQTNQKKGMQSAALAQAVLAAAMNINNLGAIKPAIMPVAHKHCALQVYPEHYPIVGENLLAAIQDVTGLESDDPVIQTWAKAYGEIADVFIKLEQEIYNHMLWKGFKPFKITNITQETSDIKSFTVESEEYDLSQFEPGQYITVDVSSEKLPYRAKRHYSIIDGDENHLVFGVKRDVTTEHEGEVSTILHDEISEGDMINLSAPVGGFSIENTERPQLFIGSGVGMTPLVSMFKKAASLNVPTQMIQAVVTEDERPFAQKLDSITDNYEQAQLHLHVKDKEGYLEAKELEQYLSEQPEIYICGGTKFLHSIINSLKELNYDMNHVHFETFIPRLSVQV
- the scdA gene encoding iron-sulfur cluster repair di-iron protein ScdA yields the protein MITKEDIVADVVTDYPKSADIFRNAGIDFCCGGQESIASAVNHKPNIDLNSLLNKLNHIDNTEGNSTINPKFLNVESLIQYIQSAYHETLKEEFKNLTPYMTKLAKVHGPSHPYLLKLQDLYREFRDSMLDHIRKEDEEDFPKLIQYSQGQDVQNIKIILEDLINDHEDTGQLLNVMNQLTSDYQTPEEACGTWKLVYQRLQNIERQTHQHVHLENHVLFKKVS
- a CDS encoding cupin domain-containing protein, with protein sequence MMTANDWIDRLELISHPEGGYFKETMRGDGKGRASFSSIYFLLTQRDISHFHRIDADEVWYYHAGQTLKIHMITPKGEYHTVKLGRDIDCGECLQYCVPKGTIFASTLDSAEGYSLVGCMCQPGFEYEHFELLTQEYLIRQYPQYESIIKRLAISQED
- a CDS encoding YebC/PmpR family DNA-binding transcriptional regulator, yielding MGRKWNNIKEKKAQKDKNTSRIYAKFGKEIYVAAKSGEPNPESNQTLRLVLERAKTYSVPNHIIDRAIDKAKGAGDENYDHLRYEGFGPNGSMLIVDALTNNVNRTASDVRAAFGKNGGNMGVSGSVAYMFDHTATFGVEGKSVDEVLETLMEQDIDVRDVIDDNGLTIVYAEPDQFAQVQDALREAGVEEFKVAEFEMLPQTDIELSEEDQAIFEKLIDALEDLEDVQNVFHNVDLK
- a CDS encoding transcriptional regulator, SarA/Rot family, giving the protein MNEQKLIKLLEFYKQYKALSGYIDKKYKLTLNDLAVLYLAKKYCLDERILMQTFLKLATGELDISRTKILMSIRRLIDKEKLNKVISNRDERKIFLYMDENNMSEFDALFEDVEKFLSY